In one Cellulomonas sp. JZ18 genomic region, the following are encoded:
- the def gene encoding peptide deformylase has translation MALREIRTVGDPVLRTPCEPITSIDDRVRALVDDLLETVDQEGRAGLAANQIGVSLRAFSWNIDDEIGYVLNPRIVELSEDEYQDGDEGCLSVPGLWFPTHRAWYARVEGTDLDGKPVVVEGTELMARCLQHEVDHLDGMLYLDRLERSVRKKAMRAIREQL, from the coding sequence ATGGCCCTGCGTGAGATCCGGACCGTCGGCGACCCCGTCCTGCGCACCCCGTGCGAGCCCATCACCAGCATCGACGACCGCGTCCGCGCGCTGGTCGACGACCTGCTCGAGACGGTCGACCAGGAGGGCCGCGCCGGCCTCGCTGCGAACCAGATCGGCGTCTCCCTGCGGGCCTTCTCGTGGAACATCGACGACGAGATCGGCTACGTGCTGAACCCGCGGATCGTCGAGCTGTCCGAGGACGAGTACCAGGACGGCGACGAGGGGTGCCTCTCCGTGCCCGGCCTGTGGTTCCCGACCCACCGCGCCTGGTACGCGCGCGTGGAGGGCACCGACCTGGACGGCAAGCCGGTCGTGGTCGAGGGCACCGAGCTCATGGCCCGCTGCCTGCAGCACGAGGTCGACCACCTCGACGGCATGCTGTACCTGGACCGCCTCGAG